In one Solanum lycopersicum chromosome 11, SLM_r2.1 genomic region, the following are encoded:
- the LOC101258028 gene encoding mitochondrial import inner membrane translocase subunit TIM17-2 — protein sequence MGTPETSREPCPDRILDDVGGAFGMGAVGGSAFHFLKGIYNSPKGERLIGGSQAVRMNAPRIGGSFAVWGGLFSSFDCTMVYLRQKEDPWNSIIAGAATGGFLQMRQGLGAASRSALFGGVLLALIEGAGIMLNKVMSAPQNFPPMEEPLPNVAGVPGYPSGQLPGQPMGQLPGQAPGSIDGMMAESSAPSSSSWFGGIFGGGKKEETVIGGGSKTQVLESFDAPIPPTFEFK from the coding sequence ATGGGAACACCAGAGACTTCTCGTGAACCTTGCCCTGACCgtatacttgatgatgttggcGGAGCATTTGGCATGGGTGCTGTTGGAGGTTCAGCCTTCCACTTCTTAAAAGGCATATACAACTCACCAAAAGGTGAGCGCTTGATTGGCGGTTCACAGGCAGTGCGCATGAATGCTCCTCGTATTGGTGGTAGTTTTGCTGTGTGGGGTGGGCTTTTCTCCTCATTTGATTGTACAATGGTTTATCTCCGGCAGAAAGAAGATCCTTGGAACTCTATTATTGCTGGTGCAGCAACTGGTGGCTTTCTACAGATGCGGCAGGGACTGGGTGCTGCTTCTAGATCAGCACTGTTTGGTGGAGTTTTACTTGCGTTGATAGAGGGAGCTGGAATTATGTTAAATAAAGTCATGAGTGCTCCACAGAACTTCCCACCCATGGAGGAGCCACTACCTAATGTCGCTGGAGTGCCTGGATATCCATCTGGGCAGCTGCCTGGTCAACCAATGGGGCAGCTTCCTGGTCAAGCTCCAGGAAGTATTGATGGTATGATGGCAGAATCATCAGCACCATCCTCTTCTTCCTGGTTTGGAGGAATTTTTGGTGGTGGAAAGAAGGAGGAGACGGTGATAGGTGGTGGTAGCAAGACACAGGTTTTAGAGAGCTTTGATGCTCCTATACCACCTACCTTCGAGTTTAAATGA